Within the Chromatiales bacterium genome, the region AATGTACGTTGATACTGCGCCAATGCCATACCAATAGTTTCCATTGATGCCGAACGATTAAAGGCCTTTTCAAATAAACCATCGTAATCTTTGAGGTTGTTTAATTTCTGTATAACATAACCTATAGAAGGATTTGCCATCTCGTTGCGCGCCAGCATTGGTATCCACACTTGATTCTCCAGGGTAGTCTCGCGACCATCGTGAAACAACATATTTTTATAAGCAACATTGAGTATCGTTGGTGCATTACGCCTGGCACTACGCCCTTCTACACCCACCGAAATCTCAAGCTCATTGTGAGCAAAACCCATCTCCGGGACATGGCATATCGCACACGACATCGTATCGTTAATCGACAGACGTCGGTCAAAAAATAGCCGTCTACCGAGTTCTATACCAGCACGGTTCAGTGGATTGTCTAACGAGTGCGTAGTGGGTGGTATACCCAATTGTGGGGTGTTGGCCGCTTCGTATAGATCAATTGCTGTTCCAGCTCGTTCTTTTAAGCTCTCAGAGCGAGTGACATAATTAGTTGATTCATAACCGTCGCGTACATCCCCGGAACGCGGCAATCTATTGGCTATCGCATCAGTGGTGAAATACACCACTGCCAATAATGCAAAAAATACTCTGCTTTGCGTATTTAAAAAAGAAGACGCGGCAATCATTTATCCACTTTGTTGTGGATAACCCTCTTCGCTCAGTATAGTCTTAAAGTCGTTGATGATGATATTCGGATGCAAATAGCTAACACTATAAATATTGCGTATATAACCTTGTCTATCTATCAGATATGATTTCAGCACATGAGCGAAGTTCACTTTTTCGGTATCACCCACTTGTTCTACGGTTTTGAATACGAACTGTCCGTATTCGTCTAGTATAGGCGTTAGCTGTTTTTCTGATTCGGTAGTTGCAAACACCCATTCGACAGCACTGTCGTTGACAAAGTCGGCGCCGTAGCTACGCATTGCCTCAGGAGTATCTCGCTCAGGGTCGAAGCTCAATGTTACCAGTCGTATATCGTCGCTTAGCGCGGGAACTTCTTTTAATGCTTTACTCATTGAGTGTAGTACGAAGGTTGCCAACGGGCAGCCGTTAACATCTGAGCAGCTAGTATAAATGAAAGACAGTAGCACGGCTTTATCACCTATATAATCGCTAAGCTCAGCCGGCGCACCATCATCTAGTAAAATCTCTCCGCTTGCTGCTTTCTTGATTTTAGGTAGCTCATAAGTGCCGGCGGCCGGCGGAACAAAATCTAACTGACCCCAACCGGGCGCTAGAATCTCGGCTCTCTCAGCAACGGTTTCTTCTTTCGGGGTGATTGTCATTGCGTATTGCCAACCAACGATGACTACTAAAATTGCACCAATAATAACGATATAAAAACTACGTCCTAACATATAAAACTCCTATAATTGAACTAGGTAATTATAATACTATATTCAAATAAAAAGTACATATTTAAGAGCGCTGAAAAAGTAGTTCTATACGGCAGGCTATCATCACACTTCGCCAGCTTGCCAATAACCATAGCATACGCTATTTGCTACACGAGTGAAAACGAAAATCTTTTACAAAACCAGTGCAAATATGCTAACCGATATGCGTTAGCCGATTAAAAAGAATGTTGCTAACCCTAAAAAGACAACCACGCCTACAATATCGGTGATGGTGGTTAATATCACACTACCAGCCAACGCTGGATCGACACCGAGCTTTTTTAATAGTATAGGAATCAATACACCTATTGCAGCAGCACACACTAAGTTTATGATAATTGCCGCACCAATTATGATGCCTATACTGATACTGTCAACCCACAAAATAGTGACAAAAGCGACGACTACTGCCCAAAATCCTCCGTTCAAAAAACCAACCAAAACCTCTTTATTGAGTAGCGTTGAAGGGTAACCCATAGTCAGACGTTTGGTTGCCAAACCGCGTATTGTGATCATTAAGCTCTGACTGCCGGCGATACCACCCATACTGCAGACGACTGGCACTAAAATGGCGAGGATAATAATTTGTTTTAAGGTGTCTTCAAACAGGCTAATAAACCAAGCGGCTATAAATGCGGTCAATAAATTAATTCCCAGCCACAAGGCTCGCTTTCTTGATGAACTAAAGACTGGCGCATAAAGATCCTCTTCACCCGATGCACCACTAAAACCAATGCGCTCTTTAAGTGGTTCGTTGCGTAGTACATCTAAAACATCGTCTACAGTGATGCGACCGACAACTTGGTAATTAGCGTCGACGACCGCAATAGATAATAGATCTCGGTCTTCAAATAATGCGACTACTTCGTTTGATGGTAAGGACACTGGAATAGCGGTTATTTCGGTGTTTACTAAATCGCTCAGCAGTGTATCTTTACTATGGGTGATCAGATCAGTAATCGTTATAACACCCAAATAACGATTGGTATGATCAACGATAACTAAACTATCGGTATGCTGTGGAAGTGATTTTTTCATTCTAATATAACGCACTGCAACATCTACGGTAATGTTCATTCGCAGTGTTAAAATATCAGGGTTCATCAAGCCACCGGCGGTATCAGCGTCGTACGATAAAACATGTTCCAACCGACGACGGTTTTGCGCATCCATGCCAGCCAGCAATTGGTCGGTCACGGTATCCGGTAAAGTATCTATCAAATCAGCCAAATCATCTATTTCTAAACCTTCAGTGGCAAGTAATAACTCTTTGTCTTGGGTGAGTTCAATCAGATTTTTGCGCACCTCCTCGCTTACCTCTAGTAAGATATCCCCTTCTAATTCGACATTGGTGAGTTTCCAAACTATCCGCCGCTCAGGAATAGGCAGGCTTTCCAATAGGTTTGCTATCTCACCAGCGTGCAGGTTATGCAGTTGTGTGCGTACTTGCTCGACCTTACCGCTACGCAATATCTGAGATAAATATTCGTTAGTTGCAGTCATCAGATTATCTAACTGGTGCCGAGCAAAATTCGACAACGCGCTCAGGATCGGAGTGTGCTTTCAGTCGTTGGTATTTACGCTGCAAGACTCCAATATCGCTATTGATAATAATCCGCTTAATTTCCAATAAGTTATTCGGATGCACGCTAAATTCTCTTAAGCCCATAGCCAGTAGCAGTCTCGTATAGCGACTATCTCCAGCCATCTCTCCGCACATCGCCACTGGCACATTCAGTCGCTTGCCTTCTGCTAAAACGATTGAGATTAGATTGAGGACGCCAGGATGCAGCGGGTTATGCAGATAGTTAACTTCCTCATCTATACGATCTATGGCCAGTGTATATTGGATTAAATCGTTGGTGCCTATTGATAAGAAATCCAGCTTGCGAGCAAATGCTTCAACTGCGAGTGCTGCTGCTGGAACTTCTATCATACCCCCTATTTTAATGTTTTTATTGAAGCGTTTTTTCTGCTCGACCAATTGTTGCTGTGCTGATTTATAAAGTTCTATAATTTGTTCCAGTTCATTCAAACTGGTCAACATAGGAATTAAAATACGCACATCACCGTGTATCGAGGCGCGCAGTATTGCTCGCAATTGACACAGAAATAACTCAGGATTTTTTAGCGAACGGCGGATAGCACGCAAACCCAAAGCAGGGTTAGTTGCCAGCGGCCCTTCGTAGTCCGGGTCAAATTCCTTTTCTGCCCCCAAATCCAATGTCCGTATAGTAACCGGTTTATCGGCCGCGGCGCGTAGTATCTTTTTATAAGCGGCAAAGTGTTCTTCCTCACCCACTTCGTTATAACGATCTATATAAAGAAATTCAGTGCGATACAAACCCACACCGTCAGCTCCACTGTGCTTAAAAGCACGCACTTCATCGTTCAATTCTATATTAGTCATCAGCTTAATATCAACGCCATCTCGACTACGAGTCGGTTTATTCTTTAATACCGATAGTTCTTTTTGATATTTTTTCTCGTCTTTTATGCGTTGCCGATAAAAGGATATCGTTTTACTATCGGCATCGGCAATCAGCGTACCGCTATTGCCATCAATAATGATTGTTTCTTTTTCGGACAACAAATTACGCACATTTGGCACAGCAACGATTGCGGGGATACCCAGACTGCGCGCCAAAATTGCGGTATGCGAATTGGTCCCACCGAATTCTGTGACAAAACCGCTTATTTTCTTATGCTCGAACATAATCGTATCAGCCGGCGCCAGATCATCCGAGACAACAATAGCACCTTTGACTTGTATACTTTGCTTGGTACTTGATTGCTTATGGGTAGCGACTCTGTCTTTTGCCAGAGCTTGTTGTATCAGTTGGATGACATGTTCGATATCATTGCGTCGCGTCTTCAAATAACTATCCTGCATCACATCAAATACCTGAACTAGCTTATTCTTTTGTATATCAAGCGCCCACTCGGCGTTGTACAATTGTTCCTCGATGATCTGTATCGGGGCTTGCTTAAATGGCACATCGGCCATCATCAATAAATGCGAGTCTATAAACGCAGCAATTTCCTCTACTGCATCTTTGGGAATTAATTTTCTAACATTCTTCAAATGTTCTACTGCAAGTTTATGCGCCCGGTTAAAGCGAGCAACTTCGGCTCGCACTTGCTTCTCCTCTATCTTATAATGCGCAACCTCTTCTTTACCGCGTTCGAATAGATGCACCGGTCCTATACCAATGCCTTTAGATACTCCGTTGCCAGTCAATAAAATTGCCATATCACACTTGCTTAATCTTCCTCTCCGAACCGATCAGCTATCAGCTCGGACATCCCTTGTGCTGCCGCCTGTTCGTCTTTCCCTTCTATCGTTAGTATCAATAATGTACCTTTAGCAGCAGCTAGCATAATAACGCCCATAATACTCTTGCCGTTGACCGTCTGGTCATCCTTACTCACTTTAATATCGCTTTCAAAACTTGATGCAAGCGAAACAAACTTAGCTGCAGCGCGTGCGTGCAGACCCAAGTTATTAACAATAGTCACCTCTAATTTCACCATAGTTTTAGTACACTATTGCGTCCACCTTCGGATGCTTTGCGTGCCAGTGCATCACCATCTAAATAACTATAATTCAATACCTTCAGTAGCATCGCTAAATTAAGCCCACTTACCAGCCATCTCTGCGCTTCACCCTTGATTTGCATCGCAATATTAGCCGGTGTTGCACCGTATAGGTCATTTAACAACAACACACCGGCACCTTTATCCAGTGCATCACAGCATTGTTTCAGTTTTATAGCTTCCTTCTCAGGGATACAATCGTATGCTACGCAGTAGCTATCTATACAGGCAGAGAGCGGTGATCCCAACAACTTTTTAGCAGTCTTCAACAAACTATCACCGACACCTTCATGAGTAACCAACAAGATAGAAGTATTCATGTTTATTTGCTCCAATCAAAAATTTAGCATTCCCTACATATCACGATGTTGTTTATTAATATCGTATTTCGGCATCTCCTTGCTTAATCTTTGATACAGCTTTTCGACCATATATACTGAACGATGCCGTCCGCCGGTGCAGCCTATGGCTATAGTGAAATAGGAACGTATGTCGGCTCCATAATAAGGTAACCATTTTTGTAAAAACTCTAAAATATCATTAAACAAATTAATGCTCTTGGGTGATTGTTCTAAAAAGTCGTAGATTTCTGCGTCAGTGCCTGGTTTTTCTCTTAACCGAGATATCCAATACGGGTTTGTTAAGCAACGCACATCAAAAACATAATCGGCGTTAGTCGGCACACCTTTTTTATAACCGAAAGATTTCAACAATATAGATACCGGCACTTTGCGTAAACCTATATGTTCAGCAATCGTATTGCGTAGTTCGTACTGGCTCATCTCAGTCGTGTCGATATGAAAATCGGCACACGAAGCTATCTCATCCAGCAATTGTATCTCGCTTTTTATACAATCTGCTAGTGGTTCATTTTTATAGACGGACATAGGATGCGGGCGTCTGGTTTCATTATAGCGATGCTCTATGACCTCCTCAGAAGCTCTTAAAAAGATAAGCTTAGTATCAAATCCGGCATTTTTTAGACGAGTCAATATCAATCTAATATCGGTTGATTGATTAATTAAATTACGGGTATCTATGCTCACCGCAATTTGGTCACCGAGTTTTATTTTATCGGATAACAACCGTTCAGTCAGTTCGACTAGAAACTCCAAGGGCATATTGTCTATGCAACAAAAGTGATGATCCTCTAGTGTGTGCAATACCACCGATTTTCCGGCACCCGATAAACCACTAACAATAACGAATCTCACTGTTTGTTCTCCATAATATTTTTTTGGCGAGCAGCAATTTCTTGTTCAGCGTAATAACCACCAATACGCAGGATATGGTTTCTAGCAGCAGCCTCGACCAATACTGCCAAGTTGCGCCCTGGTGCTACTGGTAAAGTAAATACCGGAATATCCAAGCCTAGTACTTTCTTCGTTTGTTGTGCGCTGGTCAAACGATCTTTATTGACACTTAAATCTTTGCTGGCAAATTTAAGATCAATAATTTGACGCAAATACTTAGTCTCCTTAACTGCACTGTTGCCGTACATTTGGCGAATATTCAAAATGCCCAAGCCGCGTACTTCTAAGAAATCGCGGATCATTGACGGTGCGGTGCCTTGTATTATATCGGGAGCGATACGGGTAAATATCGGCGTGTCGTCAGCTATCAAACGATGCCCACGAGTAATGAGTTCTAAGGCTAACTCGCTCTTCCCTACCCCGCTATCGCCGGTGAGCAACAAACCTATGCTGATGACCTCCATAAACACACCGTGCATAATAAGTCTTTCGGCGAGCGAACGCGACAGATAATAGCGCAAATCATCAACTAAAGATTCACCCCCTATTGCAGAAATAAACAACGCGATATTACGTCTATCGGCCAAGGCATGCATCTCTGGCATGGCCTGTTGGCCGTTGTTGATTAGCACGGCCAAACAAGTATCGCTAAACAATTGGTGCAATGCATTTTCCAATACACTACCTTTTAGCGATTGCAAATAAATCATTTCAGCATCATCCAGTAGATGTACTTGGCTTGAGTGTATAGGGTTGAAATAACTTACTATATCTATCGGTTGATCGTCTGTAGGTTTGATAAAACTCTTGCTCGCCGCACCTCGCCCGGCAACCCATTGCAGCTGTAGCTGTTCGGATAAATGCTCGAACAGTTCACCAACTGTAGGTATATCGGCACTCATACTACGCCCTTAAGTTTATGTAATAAGCTGGCTTCATCTTTTGCCGACAATAACTCCTGCACCCTAGCCGAATCACTAAAATGTCTTGCCAGACTAGCCAACAAATCAAGATGTTGCTGATTGGCGTTTTCAGGCAAGAGTAACGCAAATATGAGCTTAACCGGTAATTGGTCGGGTGCATCGTAATCTATACCCTGCCTGACTCGCAACAATGCAACGATGGGATTGCTTAAATCCTTAATGCGGCAATGCGGAATGGCAATACCTTTACCTATTGCCGTGCTCCCCAACTGCTCGCGCTCGAACAAATGAGATAATACGGTATGAGGGTCCAAGGGTGTAGAGCGGCATGCCATCTCAGACAGCATAACCAGCGATTTCTTTTTAGTCGCCGAATCAACCCACTTGATGCGGTCAAGAACCAAATAATCGCTAAAGTTCATTACTATCTTTTAGTTTTGAGAGTATGATGGACTACCTCTTGAGAGTGATGGTCTTTGAGCTTTTCCTTATGCTTAATTATCTGCCTATCCAACTTAGCAATAAGCATATCCACGGTGATATACATATCATCGGATTTTGCGTGAACAAAAAAATTGTGATGGCTACTATGCACGGTGGCTTCTGCCAAGTGTGAGTTTTTTTCTATTTTTAATACTATGTGTAAGGTTTCTACACGATTAAAGTGCTTTTGTATCTTCTTTAACTTTTGGTGTATGTGTTGTTCTATAGGTTTTGTCACTTCAAAACCTTGTCCGGATATCTGAGTCTCCATAGATTTCTCCTAAACTGATTAGAGGTTGTTACATCGTTTGTATATTGTTCTATAATACATTTTATTCGACCATGTCTTATTTTATCACTAGGCCATTCCCTGCACTATGAATAAAGAAATTTTAGCTAGCGCCTCGCAAATAAAACTCGTCGTATTTGATGTTGATGGCGTGCTAACCGACGGCAAATTAATACTGAGCAGCGATGGTAGCGAAACTAGATGTTTTAATGTAAAAGACGGTACTGGTATACGTTTATTGTTAAAACACAATATAGAAGTTGCAGTTATCAGTGCCCGAAAATCAGTCATCGTTGCAAATAGAATGGAAGACCTGGGTGTAAAGCATGTATTCCAGGGCTGCTTTGATAAAGCTAACGCTCTAGAAGCTTTAGCCTTGCTACTAGATATAAATCTGCAACAGGTTGCCTATGTAGGTGACGATCTGATAGATTTGCCGGCAATGAAGCGAGTCGGTCTAGCAGTGGCACCTACTGATGCACACGAAACTGTAAAGCAACAAGCCAATTGGGTTACATCAGCAGGTGGCGGTTGTGGTGCGGCGCGTGAAGTCTGCGATGTTATTTTCAAAGCACAAGGACTAGACCTGCAAACTAAATAACCACACATATCCTATCAAACTGGAGGCTTGGTGCCGTCCAATGAGATGTCAACTCGCACCCTCGAAAGCGATCCTAAAACCGGCAGACTGGACATTATCAACGAACGAAACCATATAGCTTAGGCACATAGCTTAGGCACATAGCTTAGGATAGGGCAACACGCTCAATGCAAACGATGAAACCTACCTATGAAGCTAGGGATCTTGTGCGTGTTGATGCTAATGGCTTGACTATTTTTGCTATCTTGCGGCACTAGCAACTAGCTAGTGGACTAAAACTTTCTAGTCCCAGTCCCATATGGCTGTTATTATTATATCGCTAGTCATAGTAGAATATGCGATTTGGCAGACTCTCGGCTAGTTGGCAGAATGGTCATGCAGCGGCCTGCAAAGCCGTTTACGCCGGTTCGATTCCGGCACTAGCCTTTGTTAAGATTGATAACCGCCCGGGTGGCGAAATTGGTAGACGCAAGGGACTTAAAATCCCTCGAGCAAAAATGCTCGTGCCGGTTCGACTCCGGCCCCGGGCACCAACGGTTGCAGTCAAGCAAGTAGTGTGCAGACCACTGAGCGCCGCTTGGCGTGGCTGCGATGTTCCCACAGATAAATACCTTGCCAGACACCTAGCAGTAAATGCCCGGCTTTTACTGGTATATTTAATTCACTTTTAGTCAATACTGAGCGTATATGGGCTGACATATCATCAGGCCCTTCAGCGGTATGTTGATAACGCGGATCACCGTCGGGTGCTAAGTGGCTCATGAAATTTTCCAAATCGGAATGGACGGTAGGATCGGCATTCTCAGTGATAACCAATGAGGCACTGGTATGCCGAATAAATAAATGGCATAAGCCTTCGGCATCGGCTGGCAATAAATTCTGCACTTGACTGCTTAATTCATATAAGCCCTTGCCATCAGTATCACAGTTGATAGTCCCTAAAAATGCCATTTTGTCGAAGCCCTCGTTGTATAATATTGGCTATATTCTATATAAACTTTCCCAAAATGACACAAACTATAAAACTTCCGGCGATACATAGACGGCGATCAGTTGCGGTTAAGGTCGGCAATGTTATCATCGGCGGCACTGCGCCTATCGCAGTACAATCAATGACCAGTACGGATACCGCTGATGTTCAAACCACAGTCGCGCAAATCATAGAACTTGCCGAAGCAGGCTCTGAGTTGGTACGCATTACCGTCAACAACGAAGCTGCGGCTCGCGCAATTCCTGCGATTGCAGAGAAGCTAGCATCTATGAATATCAATATACCACTCATAGGAGATTTCCATTACAACGGCCACAGATTGGTAAAAAAATATCCACAACATATTGCGCACCTAGACAAACTGCGCATCAACCCGGGTAATGTAGGACGAGGTTCTAAACACGACACGCAATTTACCCAGCTAGTAGAGTATGCTTGTCAATATCAGAAACCACTACGCATAGGTGTAAACTGGGGTAGTTTGGATCAAGATTTATTAAAAAATAAACTGGATGAAAATGCGAAACTAGCAAAACCTTTACCGTTAACCGAGATAACTTACCGAACGATCATTGAGTCGGCATTACAAAGTGCTGAACAAGCGGAAAGCCTTGGTCTGCCGCATAATGCTATTATCTTGTCGGCGAAGCTCAGCGATGTGCAAGGTCTAGTCTGTGTATACCGAATGCTTGCCGCAAAATGCGATTACCCACTGCATCTGGGTTTAACTGAAGCTGGT harbors:
- a CDS encoding SCO family protein; this translates as MLGRSFYIVIIGAILVVIVGWQYAMTITPKEETVAERAEILAPGWGQLDFVPPAAGTYELPKIKKAASGEILLDDGAPAELSDYIGDKAVLLSFIYTSCSDVNGCPLATFVLHSMSKALKEVPALSDDIRLVTLSFDPERDTPEAMRSYGADFVNDSAVEWVFATTESEKQLTPILDEYGQFVFKTVEQVGDTEKVNFAHVLKSYLIDRQGYIRNIYSVSYLHPNIIINDFKTILSEEGYPQQSG
- a CDS encoding YjbQ family protein — encoded protein: MAFLGTINCDTDGKGLYELSSQVQNLLPADAEGLCHLFIRHTSASLVITENADPTVHSDLENFMSHLAPDGDPRYQHTAEGPDDMSAHIRSVLTKSELNIPVKAGHLLLGVWQGIYLWEHRSHAKRRSVVCTLLA
- the hprK gene encoding HPr(Ser) kinase/phosphatase — encoded protein: MSADIPTVGELFEHLSEQLQLQWVAGRGAASKSFIKPTDDQPIDIVSYFNPIHSSQVHLLDDAEMIYLQSLKGSVLENALHQLFSDTCLAVLINNGQQAMPEMHALADRRNIALFISAIGGESLVDDLRYYLSRSLAERLIMHGVFMEVISIGLLLTGDSGVGKSELALELITRGHRLIADDTPIFTRIAPDIIQGTAPSMIRDFLEVRGLGILNIRQMYGNSAVKETKYLRQIIDLKFASKDLSVNKDRLTSAQQTKKVLGLDIPVFTLPVAPGRNLAVLVEAAARNHILRIGGYYAEQEIAARQKNIMENKQ
- the ispG gene encoding flavodoxin-dependent (E)-4-hydroxy-3-methylbut-2-enyl-diphosphate synthase, with translation MTQTIKLPAIHRRRSVAVKVGNVIIGGTAPIAVQSMTSTDTADVQTTVAQIIELAEAGSELVRITVNNEAAARAIPAIAEKLASMNINIPLIGDFHYNGHRLVKKYPQHIAHLDKLRINPGNVGRGSKHDTQFTQLVEYACQYQKPLRIGVNWGSLDQDLLKNKLDENAKLAKPLPLTEITYRTIIESALQSAEQAESLGLPHNAIILSAKLSDVQGLVCVYRMLAAKCDYPLHLGLTEAGMGQRATVYSSAALAILLQQGIGDTIRVSLTPDPDASRSEEVRIAQNILQALKIRSFIPTVIACPGCGRTSSDYFQKLAAEIQSYIRQRMPDWKTQYPGVETMTVAVMGCVVNGPGESKHADIGISLPGSGERPVAPVYIDGKHQLTLSGDRLVADFKALIEKYVKEYNVNPGTAD
- a CDS encoding PTS sugar transporter subunit IIA is translated as MNFSDYLVLDRIKWVDSATKKKSLVMLSEMACRSTPLDPHTVLSHLFEREQLGSTAIGKGIAIPHCRIKDLSNPIVALLRVRQGIDYDAPDQLPVKLIFALLLPENANQQHLDLLASLARHFSDSARVQELLSAKDEASLLHKLKGVV
- the raiA gene encoding ribosome-associated translation inhibitor RaiA; this translates as METQISGQGFEVTKPIEQHIHQKLKKIQKHFNRVETLHIVLKIEKNSHLAEATVHSSHHNFFVHAKSDDMYITVDMLIAKLDRQIIKHKEKLKDHHSQEVVHHTLKTKR
- the rapZ gene encoding RNase adapter RapZ; the encoded protein is MRFVIVSGLSGAGKSVVLHTLEDHHFCCIDNMPLEFLVELTERLLSDKIKLGDQIAVSIDTRNLINQSTDIRLILTRLKNAGFDTKLIFLRASEEVIEHRYNETRRPHPMSVYKNEPLADCIKSEIQLLDEIASCADFHIDTTEMSQYELRNTIAEHIGLRKVPVSILLKSFGYKKGVPTNADYVFDVRCLTNPYWISRLREKPGTDAEIYDFLEQSPKSINLFNDILEFLQKWLPYYGADIRSYFTIAIGCTGGRHRSVYMVEKLYQRLSKEMPKYDINKQHRDM
- a CDS encoding PTS fructose transporter subunit IIA, with translation MNTSILLVTHEGVGDSLLKTAKKLLGSPLSACIDSYCVAYDCIPEKEAIKLKQCCDALDKGAGVLLLNDLYGATPANIAMQIKGEAQRWLVSGLNLAMLLKVLNYSYLDGDALARKASEGGRNSVLKLW
- a CDS encoding HAD-IIIA family hydrolase, producing MNKEILASASQIKLVVFDVDGVLTDGKLILSSDGSETRCFNVKDGTGIRLLLKHNIEVAVISARKSVIVANRMEDLGVKHVFQGCFDKANALEALALLLDINLQQVAYVGDDLIDLPAMKRVGLAVAPTDAHETVKQQANWVTSAGGGCGAAREVCDVIFKAQGLDLQTK
- the ptsP gene encoding phosphoenolpyruvate--protein phosphotransferase codes for the protein MAILLTGNGVSKGIGIGPVHLFERGKEEVAHYKIEEKQVRAEVARFNRAHKLAVEHLKNVRKLIPKDAVEEIAAFIDSHLLMMADVPFKQAPIQIIEEQLYNAEWALDIQKNKLVQVFDVMQDSYLKTRRNDIEHVIQLIQQALAKDRVATHKQSSTKQSIQVKGAIVVSDDLAPADTIMFEHKKISGFVTEFGGTNSHTAILARSLGIPAIVAVPNVRNLLSEKETIIIDGNSGTLIADADSKTISFYRQRIKDEKKYQKELSVLKNKPTRSRDGVDIKLMTNIELNDEVRAFKHSGADGVGLYRTEFLYIDRYNEVGEEEHFAAYKKILRAAADKPVTIRTLDLGAEKEFDPDYEGPLATNPALGLRAIRRSLKNPELFLCQLRAILRASIHGDVRILIPMLTSLNELEQIIELYKSAQQQLVEQKKRFNKNIKIGGMIEVPAAALAVEAFARKLDFLSIGTNDLIQYTLAIDRIDEEVNYLHNPLHPGVLNLISIVLAEGKRLNVPVAMCGEMAGDSRYTRLLLAMGLREFSVHPNNLLEIKRIIINSDIGVLQRKYQRLKAHSDPERVVEFCSAPVR
- the mgtE gene encoding magnesium transporter is translated as MTATNEYLSQILRSGKVEQVRTQLHNLHAGEIANLLESLPIPERRIVWKLTNVELEGDILLEVSEEVRKNLIELTQDKELLLATEGLEIDDLADLIDTLPDTVTDQLLAGMDAQNRRRLEHVLSYDADTAGGLMNPDILTLRMNITVDVAVRYIRMKKSLPQHTDSLVIVDHTNRYLGVITITDLITHSKDTLLSDLVNTEITAIPVSLPSNEVVALFEDRDLLSIAVVDANYQVVGRITVDDVLDVLRNEPLKERIGFSGASGEEDLYAPVFSSSRKRALWLGINLLTAFIAAWFISLFEDTLKQIIILAILVPVVCSMGGIAGSQSLMITIRGLATKRLTMGYPSTLLNKEVLVGFLNGGFWAVVVAFVTILWVDSISIGIIIGAAIIINLVCAAAIGVLIPILLKKLGVDPALAGSVILTTITDIVGVVVFLGLATFFLIG
- a CDS encoding HPr family phosphocarrier protein: MVKLEVTIVNNLGLHARAAAKFVSLASSFESDIKVSKDDQTVNGKSIMGVIMLAAAKGTLLILTIEGKDEQAAAQGMSELIADRFGEED